In Streptomyces sp. NBC_00704, a genomic segment contains:
- the sepX gene encoding divisome protein SepX/GlpR, whose translation MSSSGLIYAVIVGAWAAYLVPMWLRRQDELNEARPTERFSTAIRLLSGRAGMERRYARDLRARSAEEASDAGAPDAVTDTVDVRAFAMPPTRPQVKAPVHERGQERGHERGHERAQERGTGRPEGARDAVREPAREPAADSGREAREAREQGVRSPRDHASAPSAATGAAAPHPSAAHAPHTPHTSQTLPAPPAPRGSHASASDGGGGAAGRRAPAPRQASAARPSARQAASAQASAARAQRSKALARRRRTTVMLFAAFTLGAIVAAVGGLAFLWAPAVPAVLLSAYIAYLRAQEHRRFAYQMDRRRAEVAAQRLRERQPRRRAPAPAGAQSPDAGSDAGAEEPHAGAGPETDPGLLALAADRRALVEQTDHAEWVDQQRERQRRPGHGDSWDPVPVPLPTYVTAPVAPRATSDVDLSAPDAWSSARSSSVAPEQETADAGHSPAGEPEADDGAEDRSAEGGERSDARRAASARRSRERGRTPLFDQYEDGERPRAANE comes from the coding sequence GTGAGCAGCAGCGGCCTCATCTACGCAGTCATCGTCGGGGCCTGGGCCGCCTACTTGGTGCCCATGTGGCTCCGTAGGCAGGACGAGCTGAACGAGGCTCGTCCCACGGAACGCTTCAGCACCGCCATCCGGCTGCTGTCCGGAAGGGCGGGGATGGAGCGCCGGTACGCCAGGGACCTGCGGGCACGCTCCGCCGAGGAGGCGTCCGACGCCGGCGCCCCGGACGCCGTCACCGACACGGTGGACGTCCGGGCCTTCGCCATGCCGCCGACCCGTCCCCAGGTGAAGGCGCCGGTGCACGAGCGAGGACAGGAACGCGGCCACGAGCGCGGCCACGAGCGCGCCCAGGAACGCGGAACGGGACGTCCCGAAGGGGCGCGCGACGCGGTGCGTGAACCGGCGCGCGAGCCGGCGGCCGACTCCGGGCGCGAGGCGCGCGAGGCGCGCGAACAGGGCGTCAGGTCGCCCCGCGACCACGCCTCCGCGCCGTCCGCGGCCACCGGAGCCGCTGCTCCGCACCCGTCGGCCGCCCACGCCCCGCACACTCCGCACACGTCGCAGACCCTCCCCGCCCCGCCCGCCCCGCGCGGTTCCCACGCCTCCGCGAGCGACGGCGGCGGGGGCGCGGCGGGCCGGCGCGCGCCGGCCCCACGTCAGGCGTCCGCCGCGCGGCCGTCCGCCCGCCAGGCCGCCTCCGCCCAGGCGTCCGCCGCGCGCGCCCAGCGCTCGAAGGCGCTCGCGCGCCGTCGGCGCACCACGGTGATGCTCTTCGCCGCCTTCACGCTCGGCGCGATCGTCGCGGCCGTCGGCGGCCTCGCCTTCCTCTGGGCGCCCGCCGTGCCCGCCGTCCTGCTCAGCGCGTACATCGCCTATCTGCGCGCCCAGGAGCACCGCCGCTTCGCCTACCAGATGGACCGCAGGCGCGCCGAAGTAGCCGCCCAGCGGCTGCGCGAACGCCAGCCGCGCCGACGGGCCCCCGCCCCGGCGGGCGCGCAGTCCCCCGACGCCGGCTCCGACGCCGGCGCAGAGGAGCCGCACGCGGGCGCCGGGCCGGAGACCGACCCGGGCCTGCTGGCCCTCGCCGCGGACCGCAGGGCGCTCGTCGAGCAGACCGACCACGCCGAGTGGGTCGACCAGCAGCGCGAGCGGCAGCGCCGCCCCGGGCACGGCGACAGCTGGGACCCGGTCCCGGTCCCGCTGCCCACCTACGTGACCGCGCCGGTCGCCCCGCGGGCCACGTCCGACGTGGACCTCTCCGCGCCCGACGCCTGGAGCTCGGCCCGGTCCAGCTCCGTCGCCCCGGAGCAGGAGACGGCCGACGCCGGGCACTCCCCGGCCGGGGAACCGGAAGCGGACGACGGCGCCGAGGACCGGTCCGCGGAGGGCGGCGAGCGCAGCGACGCACGGCGCGCGGCCTCGGCCCGGCGCTCCCGCGAACGCGGCCGCACCCCGCTGTTCGACCAGTACGAGGACGGCGAGCGCCCCCGCGCCGCCAACGAATAA
- a CDS encoding GNAT family N-acetyltransferase, with translation MNSPSWPVELRDGDIVLRPIKMRDQRAWREVNRRNRDWLRPWEATIPPPAPSGPIAHRPTYRQMVRHLRNEANAGRMLPFVIEYQGRLVGQLTVAGIAWGSMCSGHVGYWVDESVAGRGVMPTAVAMVVDHCFRTVGLHRIEVCIRPENGPSRRVVEKLGFREEGLRPRYLHIDGAWRDHLVFALTAEEALDGLLSRWRRTRARTSPQSAQGNAGGNQRDLGN, from the coding sequence CTGAACAGCCCATCCTGGCCGGTCGAGCTGCGCGACGGCGACATCGTCCTGCGGCCGATAAAGATGCGCGACCAGCGGGCCTGGCGCGAGGTCAACCGGCGCAACCGGGACTGGCTGCGACCCTGGGAGGCGACCATCCCGCCGCCCGCGCCCAGCGGTCCGATCGCGCACCGGCCGACGTACCGCCAGATGGTGCGGCATCTGCGGAACGAGGCGAACGCGGGGCGGATGCTCCCGTTCGTCATCGAGTACCAGGGGCGCCTCGTCGGGCAGTTGACGGTCGCCGGGATCGCCTGGGGGTCGATGTGCTCGGGGCACGTCGGCTACTGGGTGGACGAGTCGGTCGCCGGCCGCGGGGTCATGCCGACGGCCGTCGCCATGGTCGTGGACCACTGTTTCCGCACCGTCGGACTGCACCGCATCGAGGTCTGCATTCGCCCCGAGAACGGGCCCAGCCGCCGGGTCGTGGAGAAACTCGGATTCCGCGAGGAAGGACTGCGTCCGCGCTATCTCCACATCGACGGCGCCTGGCGCGACCACCTGGTGTTCGCCCTCACGGCGGAGGAGGCCCTCGACGGTCTGCTGAGCCGCTGGCGGCGCACACGCGCGCGTACCTCGCCGCAGAGCGCGCAGGGCAATGCCGGGGGCAATCAGCGTGACCTCGGGAATTGA